Genomic segment of Desulfallas thermosapovorans DSM 6562:
AAAAGTGATCAACAGCCATATGATGTTGTTGACTGAAGGTATGCTGCGGCAGGCCGTACCAGGCGCCCGGTACGGCAGCCGGGGAATGATGATTATGAATGGTGTAAAAACCGGGGTCACGGCCGGAGGCATTCCCACCGGCGCGGGAACGTCGGGTGGAATGAATTCCATGCGACATATTATACCTTATTTGTGGACATCACCGCCGGAAGTAATGCAATTGACTGACCAGCCAACTGCTATTTACCTGCACTTGCTTTTTGCGCTGCAGGAAAAAGACCTGGCTTATATTAACGCGCCTTTCCCTGCACCAATATTACAATTATTTCACACTCTGGAGGAACAATGGCCGCATTTAAAACGTGACCTGGCGGAGGGCGGCATAAGCCGGCATTTGAACCTGGAGCCGGAAATCAGGAACCAGCTTGTCAAGCGGCTGCGGCCTGATGCCGGGCGGGCCGAGCAATTGGAAAAAGAAATTAAAAAAGGTGCGGCAGGTATTGCCTGCCGGCTGTGGCCCAAGTTGCTCTATATCTGCTGTGTTGCCGGAGGTAGTTTTAGTATCTATATGGATAAACTTCGCCGGTATACCGGCCAAATACCGGTTTATTCCGCGGTCTACAGTGCTACCGAGGCCATGCTCGGCATATGTACCGGCATTAATGATGTTACTTATGTTATTACACCCCGGACAGCTTACCATGAATTTATCCCGGTGGATGAGACAGAAAGTTCAAATCCCACTGTGCTGGGTATGGATGAGCTGGAAAAGGATAAAAGTTATGAGGTAGTTATAACAAATCAGGCTGGACTTTATCGCTATAGACTGGGAGATGTAGTCAAGGTAGCGGGTTATTATAATAACAGCCCGGTGGTTGAATTTTTGTACAGAAAAGGTCAACTGTTAAACTTAACCGGAGAAAAGACCCAGGAGAAAGCTGTTCTGGCTGCTTTAAAAAATGCTGCCAAACACTGGGACCGTGACCTGGTTGACTATACCACTGCAGTCGATGTGAATGGACCTTTTGGCAGGTATGTAATTTTTGTTGAAGTTCGAAATCCAGAAAAGGCAACAGACATCACAGCGTGGCAAGCAATTTTGCAAAAAGCCCTTGAGAAAGCCAATCCCCGTTACCGGGCTGCCGTTGAAGCCAGGCGGATAGAAGGTTTGTTGTTGCAACTTGTTCAACCCGGGACTTTTCATCGTTTGCAAAGGGAGTTAATGTTAAGAGGGGCCTCGGCCAATCAGGTTAAAATTCCCAGAGTGCTTAAAGATAAAAGTTTAATTAACTTTTTATCTGAATCAACTCTAAAAGTGGGGAACTGCTAATGAAGGAAAATTTTAAGCCCATAGTGATTTTGTTTACCACATTATTTTTGGTGATGATAGGTTTTGGTATTGTGATACCAATTTTCCCTTTTTTAATTATTGAGTTGGGTGGAGGGCCAACTGCTCTGGGCTTTTTTATGGCTTCCTTTTCTATAATGCAGTTTATTTTTGCTCCCCTTTGGGGCCGGTTGTCCGACCGGGTTGGCAGAAGACCGGTATTGTTGATAGGTTTAGGCGGTTATGGCCTTACATTTATTTTATTTGGCTTTGTGTCCGAACTGTGGATGATGTTTGCTATAAGAATATTGTCCGGTATCATTTCCTCGGCCACTATACCCACAGCCATGGCGTATATTGCCGACACCACCAGTGGGGAAGAAAGGTCCAAGGGGATGGGCATATTGGGGGCGGCCATGGGGCTGGGAATGATTGTCGGGCCTGCCCTGGGAGGCTGGCTGGGTCACAATAGCTTTTCCGTCCCCTTTTTTGTGGCCGGCGGGTTAGCCGTGCTAAATTTACCCTTTGCCATCTTCTTCCTCCCGGAATCCCTTAAGGAACCCGTTGAAAACACGTCCCATGAAAAGACCCGAATTACCCTGGCAGTGATAAAAAACCCCCTTTTTATACTGTTTTTCATTGGTTTCATAACAAATTTTACCATGTCTATGTTCCAGGGCACATTTGCCCTATTTGCTGCGGACGGGGCGGGATTTGGCCCAAAGGAGATGGGGATTTTATTTGCTGTTCTGGGCTTTGTCGGGGTTATTATACAGGGAGGCCTGGTTGGTAGGCTGGTTAAGAAATTTGGTGATGTAAAATTAATTAGAGCCGGCATGCTTATATCTGCGATAGGCATGCTGCTAATTGTAACGTCTACTAATGTGTTTTTATTGTTCTTGACTTCTACCATATTTAGCATAGGCAATACTTTGTTGACTCCCAGCTCGTCCAGCCTGGTATCAAAAAATGCACCGGGCGGGAAAGGGGCCGTTTTGGGAATAATGCAATCCTTTGGTAGTTTAGGACGTATTTTCGGGCCTATGGTGGGTGGGATATTATATGATATTCATATGAATGTCCCGTATTCCCTGGGAGCGGTACTTTTGCTGCTTGTGCTTTTGCTGGCTGGAAATAAAATCGCGAGGTTTGATATTGATACAGATGGGGCGGCAGCAAGGGGATAGTTCCTTGCTGCCGGTAAAAACTCATCGCAAATTCTCTGAAATATTCAACGAAAAGAAAACCCACGGGCTGTGGTAGGTATGATGGATCCATCCGCCCGCCCGTTTATCGACTCTGGTCAGGTCACCTTCACTGTACCATACAAGCGGTTTCTGGAGATGGAGGCCAATATTCCGGGTAGCTTTTTGACCAGGAGTAATGCGGGAACCGGTGAATAAATAATACTCAAAGCCCACGATAAACCAAACTTAAATACATGAAAACAAGCTAATGTAACCCGTTAATCTATTAACAAATTACCCATCAAAGCAATAAACACAACCGGAGGAAAAAAGAATAGTAAAAAATACGTGGGGGAAATTATATTATATAACTTAATCTGTTTCAATTATTATCTCAATCCTTCATGGGTACCTGTCCCAACCGGGTAAATCCACACCCAAAGGGCGCCGCGACCTTTTACACCCTGTTATTGGAGCAGGTCGCCCGCTCTTTTTTTGCTTTATCCTTAAGTACCAGATAGGATATCAGCGCCAGCACCCCCGGTATAGCTGACAGCTGGTACATAACAGCATAGCTGGTGGCCTGGGCAACTGCCCCCCACATTACCGCCCCCAGCCCGATGCCTAAATCGAAGGCGGAAAAGAAGGTGCTATTGGCTGCGCCACGCCGTGCGGGAATTACATCCTTCACGGCCAAAGCCTGCAGGCTGGGCATCATGCCGCCAAATCCAACCCCGTAAAGAACGCCCGCCAGCAGAAACATCCATAATTGCTGGGCCTGGGACAAAACCAACATCGCGGCAATAATCAGTACCATCCCGGGCAGTACCGCCACATCAAAGCCCCTGCGGTCGGCTAAAATACCGGAAAGTGGCCGGGTAACCGTAAGGGCCAGTGCGTAAACGGTAAAAAAGATACCGATATTGGTAATACCCTGCTGGCCCGCATATATAGCTATGAATGAAACCACCGCCCCATAGGTGGTGGCAACCAACAGTAACGACACAGAGGGTCTAATGGCCTTTGGTTCAATCAAAGCCTTGACTCCCCGCCCGCTCTGGCCTTTATTTTCCACCCGGGGATACCGGATAAGCACCGCCAGTACCAGGGCTATAAAAGACAAAATGGTAGATATATAAAACAGGGTGGGAAAACCCGCGCGGTTGAGGATATAAAGCCCGATCACCGGTGCTATGGCCATGGATATTGTGCTGGTGAGGCCAAAATACCCCATGCCCTCACCCAATCTTTTACGTGGGATTAAATCGGTGGCCACCGTTCCCGCTGCGGTGCTAATGATACCCCAGCCAAAGCCATGTAGAAACCTGAAGGCCAGTAAGGCGATTATGCTAAAGGCCCAGTTATACGCCAGAACCGATAACATGAAAACGGCCAGGCCCAGCAGTAAAGGACCCCGCCGGCCGCTGGAATCTAATACCTGGCCTACAAAGGGGCGCACCAGTAAGGCTGAAACTGTAAAAACTCCTATAATCATGCCCATTGCCGTCTCCTGGCCGCCCAAATGTTTAGCATAAACGGGCAGAGTGGGTAAAAGCATCTGGAAGGATACAAAGATAAACAAGTTAACCAAAAAGATGATTACAAAGTCCCTTGTCCATAAAGCGTTGGTTGAATGTTCCTCAATGGCGTGCAAATAAATATTCCCCTTTCATTATGAAAACTTGCAATCACAAAATTATATGGCAAATGAATATAAAAATCAATCTGTTCACACCACTAATGTATGATAACCTTCTGTCCCAGTTGGAGATATATTGAATTGAGGGCCTCCATTCTACCGAATGGAGGCCCTGTGTTCCTTAAGCCGTTATTCTATGTCTTATGTAGTCTATTTAGACAGTTTTTGCGGCGTAGCAAAAACAGCGTCTGTTTCCTGGCAAACACATACCTCTTATGCTTCATTAATGCTTAGGTTAATTTTACCTTTTAAATTTCTCAATACCTATTCTATTTATTACAGAAGCTAATCTTTCCTTGGGTTTAGCATTATCCTTATATATCGCGATAATGTGCTTGGTATAATTGATTAGCTCATCCGGAGCTACATCCTTATCCAACAATTCGCCTAAAATTTGATTGCCGCCTTTACCGCCAATATATAATTTATATCCGTTCTTTGTTCCTATAAAACCTATATCATTACATCTAGCCTCCATACAATTTCGGGGACAACCACTGATGGCTATCTTAACTGCATTCGGCATCTCCCGGCCAGAAAACTCTTTATCTACATTTAGACCGTCATT
This window contains:
- a CDS encoding GH3 auxin-responsive promoter family protein translates to MKRKRGIMAVIQKTLGYIMAAASGYYRKKFEKDTLQAVEVNQLVLKKILNLNKTSEYGRKYQFSSIISPSDYKEKVPLTSYEDYRPYLERMANGEENILTSLPVIYFGLSSGTTGESKLIPVTALSRKVINSHMMLLTEGMLRQAVPGARYGSRGMMIMNGVKTGVTAGGIPTGAGTSGGMNSMRHIIPYLWTSPPEVMQLTDQPTAIYLHLLFALQEKDLAYINAPFPAPILQLFHTLEEQWPHLKRDLAEGGISRHLNLEPEIRNQLVKRLRPDAGRAEQLEKEIKKGAAGIACRLWPKLLYICCVAGGSFSIYMDKLRRYTGQIPVYSAVYSATEAMLGICTGINDVTYVITPRTAYHEFIPVDETESSNPTVLGMDELEKDKSYEVVITNQAGLYRYRLGDVVKVAGYYNNSPVVEFLYRKGQLLNLTGEKTQEKAVLAALKNAAKHWDRDLVDYTTAVDVNGPFGRYVIFVEVRNPEKATDITAWQAILQKALEKANPRYRAAVEARRIEGLLLQLVQPGTFHRLQRELMLRGASANQVKIPRVLKDKSLINFLSESTLKVGNC
- a CDS encoding MFS transporter — its product is MKENFKPIVILFTTLFLVMIGFGIVIPIFPFLIIELGGGPTALGFFMASFSIMQFIFAPLWGRLSDRVGRRPVLLIGLGGYGLTFILFGFVSELWMMFAIRILSGIISSATIPTAMAYIADTTSGEERSKGMGILGAAMGLGMIVGPALGGWLGHNSFSVPFFVAGGLAVLNLPFAIFFLPESLKEPVENTSHEKTRITLAVIKNPLFILFFIGFITNFTMSMFQGTFALFAADGAGFGPKEMGILFAVLGFVGVIIQGGLVGRLVKKFGDVKLIRAGMLISAIGMLLIVTSTNVFLLFLTSTIFSIGNTLLTPSSSSLVSKNAPGGKGAVLGIMQSFGSLGRIFGPMVGGILYDIHMNVPYSLGAVLLLLVLLLAGNKIARFDIDTDGAAARG
- a CDS encoding DUF169 domain-containing protein, producing the protein MMDPSARPFIDSGQVTFTVPYKRFLEMEANIPGSFLTRSNAGTGE
- a CDS encoding MFS transporter, giving the protein MHAIEEHSTNALWTRDFVIIFLVNLFIFVSFQMLLPTLPVYAKHLGGQETAMGMIIGVFTVSALLVRPFVGQVLDSSGRRGPLLLGLAVFMLSVLAYNWAFSIIALLAFRFLHGFGWGIISTAAGTVATDLIPRKRLGEGMGYFGLTSTISMAIAPVIGLYILNRAGFPTLFYISTILSFIALVLAVLIRYPRVENKGQSGRGVKALIEPKAIRPSVSLLLVATTYGAVVSFIAIYAGQQGITNIGIFFTVYALALTVTRPLSGILADRRGFDVAVLPGMVLIIAAMLVLSQAQQLWMFLLAGVLYGVGFGGMMPSLQALAVKDVIPARRGAANSTFFSAFDLGIGLGAVMWGAVAQATSYAVMYQLSAIPGVLALISYLVLKDKAKKERATCSNNRV